One Sphingomonas sp. LHG3406-1 genomic window carries:
- a CDS encoding glycosyltransferase, translating to MAAILYLSYDGLTDPLGPSQVLAYLKGLSSLGHRISLITFEKPERSAAEREAMALECRDAGIDWHPQGYTRKPPVLSTLKDLFRMRKVAIDLHRRTPFDIVHCRSYPPALVGQAVQRHGARLLFDMRGFWADERVEGGLWKLDNPLFATVYRFFKRKEAQLLRTSDHIVSLTEAGRDQILAWRGGDDGPPVTVIPCCTDFEAFPPVTSGARSEARALLSIPDEVTVAAYLGSIGTWYMLDEMLDCFAVQLERDPGAVLLFVTRDAPGPIIGAARKRGISEESLRIRPASRQEVPAFLAAADYGLFFIRPTFSKQASSPVKLGELLALELPVLTNAGVGDMDRIMGEVGAGVSIVEMDRDGYARGLDALSALRPDMERWREARAHWFDLGEGVRRYDSIYRALGGSA from the coding sequence ATGGCCGCCATCCTCTACCTTTCCTACGACGGACTGACCGACCCTCTCGGACCCAGTCAGGTGCTCGCCTACCTGAAGGGACTATCTTCGCTCGGACATCGGATCAGCCTGATCACGTTCGAGAAGCCCGAGCGGTCGGCGGCTGAGCGCGAGGCGATGGCCTTGGAATGCCGCGATGCTGGGATCGACTGGCATCCGCAAGGCTACACCCGCAAGCCGCCGGTGCTTTCGACCTTGAAGGATCTCTTTCGGATGCGGAAGGTGGCCATCGACCTCCATCGCCGAACGCCGTTCGACATCGTTCACTGTCGCAGCTACCCGCCGGCGCTGGTTGGCCAGGCGGTGCAGCGCCACGGCGCCAGATTGCTGTTCGACATGCGTGGCTTCTGGGCCGACGAGCGCGTCGAGGGAGGCCTGTGGAAGCTCGACAATCCGCTGTTCGCCACCGTCTACCGCTTCTTCAAGCGCAAGGAAGCCCAGCTTCTTCGCACCTCCGACCACATCGTCAGCCTGACCGAAGCCGGAAGAGATCAGATCCTGGCGTGGCGTGGTGGCGATGACGGTCCGCCAGTCACGGTCATTCCCTGCTGCACCGATTTCGAAGCCTTTCCCCCCGTCACCTCAGGCGCAAGGTCAGAAGCCCGCGCGCTGCTCTCGATCCCCGATGAGGTCACCGTCGCGGCATATCTCGGTTCGATCGGCACTTGGTACATGCTGGACGAGATGCTCGACTGCTTCGCTGTACAGCTTGAGCGGGATCCGGGCGCCGTCCTGCTGTTCGTGACCCGCGATGCGCCAGGTCCGATCATCGGTGCCGCTCGCAAGAGGGGAATTTCAGAGGAAAGCCTGCGGATAAGGCCGGCCAGCAGGCAGGAGGTGCCAGCCTTCCTCGCGGCTGCCGACTACGGCCTGTTCTTTATCCGTCCGACCTTCTCCAAGCAGGCGAGTTCCCCCGTCAAGCTCGGCGAGCTGCTCGCACTTGAATTGCCGGTCCTGACCAATGCCGGGGTCGGCGACATGGACCGCATTATGGGCGAAGTGGGCGCCGGCGTGTCGATCGTCGAGATGGATCGCGACGGCTATGCGCGTGGCCTCGATGCGCTCAGCGCGCTGCGACCGGACATGGAGCGCTGGCGAGAAGCGCGCGCACACTGGTTCGACCTTGGCGAAGGGGTGCGACGCTACGACAGCATCTACCGCGCCCTTGGGGGCAGCGCCTAG
- a CDS encoding glycosyltransferase family 4 protein → MRVLAFTRYDSDAASTRYRLLQYLPALAEAGIEVEWHPLLGHGHMKRLVDGGGGAARRVPAAYARRLASLVAARRPDLIWVYGELFPYLPAAFEQAAMPDAVPVIYDWDDAFHLAYVEHGRAAVRRFLGRKFDRLLSAAAAVTCGNAFLRDHAARFCERSLVVPTVVDTDRWLPGLVIEGPPMIGWIGSPTTWANVRPLLGLLARLHRETGARVRAIGAGAAAEADRFEGLDLIEWSEATEIAEVQRFSIGIMPLLDRSFERGKSGFKLIQYMACGLPVMASPVGVNSSIVRDGVNGMLAASEAEWEQGLRRLIGDAGLRNRLGAAGRGIAIAEYSLASQAPRLVELFREVARS, encoded by the coding sequence ATGCGCGTCCTTGCCTTCACCCGGTACGATTCCGACGCTGCCAGCACCCGTTACCGCCTCCTTCAGTATCTGCCGGCGCTGGCCGAAGCCGGGATCGAGGTGGAATGGCATCCTCTGCTTGGCCACGGCCACATGAAGCGGCTGGTGGATGGAGGCGGAGGCGCTGCCCGGCGGGTTCCAGCCGCTTACGCGCGCCGGCTTGCAAGCCTGGTGGCAGCACGACGGCCCGACCTCATCTGGGTCTATGGCGAACTCTTCCCCTATCTGCCCGCTGCATTCGAGCAGGCGGCCATGCCGGATGCCGTTCCGGTCATCTACGATTGGGACGATGCCTTTCACCTCGCATATGTGGAACATGGCCGGGCGGCGGTCCGGCGCTTTCTCGGGCGCAAGTTCGACCGTCTGCTGAGTGCCGCCGCCGCCGTGACCTGCGGCAATGCCTTCCTTCGCGATCATGCCGCCCGCTTCTGCGAGCGGAGCCTGGTCGTCCCGACGGTGGTTGATACCGACCGCTGGCTTCCTGGTTTGGTGATCGAAGGTCCTCCGATGATCGGATGGATCGGCTCCCCAACCACCTGGGCCAATGTTCGCCCTCTGCTCGGATTGCTTGCCCGCCTCCATCGCGAGACGGGAGCGCGTGTTCGTGCCATCGGTGCAGGAGCGGCGGCGGAGGCGGACCGCTTCGAAGGGCTCGACCTCATCGAGTGGAGCGAGGCGACGGAGATCGCCGAGGTACAGCGCTTCTCGATCGGGATCATGCCGCTGCTCGACCGCTCCTTCGAGCGTGGCAAGAGCGGCTTCAAGTTGATCCAGTATATGGCCTGCGGACTGCCGGTGATGGCCTCGCCCGTGGGGGTGAACAGCAGCATCGTCCGCGACGGCGTGAACGGCATGCTCGCGGCGAGCGAGGCGGAGTGGGAGCAGGGTTTGCGGCGGCTGATCGGCGATGCAGGCCTGCGCAATCGCCTCGGAGCCGCCGGCCGCGGGATCGCGATCGCGGAATATTCGCTCGCCTCGCAGGCGCCGCGGCTCGTCGAGCTCTTCCGTGAGGTCGCGCGGAGCTAG
- the rfbD gene encoding dTDP-4-dehydrorhamnose reductase: protein MRILVTGHDGQVARSLAERASDHSTLELIFAARPDCDLSVPGSAAAAIEAARPALVVNAAAYTAVDKAEQEPDLARRINAEAAGEIAEAAAAVGAPLIHISTDYVFGGTGRAPMTEDEPIAPLGAYGWTKAEGEELVRAAQPDHLILRTAWVYSPFGANFVKTMLRLARDREEIGVVDDQRGSPTNALDLADLILALAARRLGGDSSGWGATYHAAGAGEASWAEVAADVMRVAAANGAPAATIRSIATSDFPTPARRPAWSVLDMGKLEETFDWRLPEWRPSLARVVTRLLDEG from the coding sequence ATGCGAATCCTCGTCACCGGCCACGACGGCCAGGTCGCCCGGAGCCTTGCCGAGCGTGCTTCGGATCATTCGACGCTGGAACTGATCTTCGCCGCGCGTCCGGACTGTGACCTTTCCGTGCCAGGGTCGGCCGCAGCGGCGATCGAGGCGGCGCGACCGGCGCTGGTCGTCAACGCGGCCGCCTACACGGCCGTCGACAAGGCCGAGCAGGAGCCCGACCTTGCCCGCCGCATCAATGCCGAGGCCGCTGGCGAGATCGCCGAGGCCGCTGCAGCGGTCGGTGCGCCGCTGATCCACATCTCGACCGACTATGTCTTCGGCGGCACCGGACGCGCGCCGATGACGGAGGACGAGCCGATCGCTCCCTTGGGCGCTTATGGCTGGACCAAGGCGGAGGGCGAAGAGCTCGTTCGCGCGGCTCAGCCCGACCACCTTATCTTGCGTACCGCCTGGGTCTATTCGCCGTTCGGCGCCAATTTCGTGAAGACCATGCTTCGCCTTGCCCGCGACCGTGAGGAGATCGGCGTCGTCGATGATCAGCGCGGTTCGCCGACCAACGCGCTCGATCTTGCCGACCTCATCCTTGCGCTCGCCGCAAGGCGCCTGGGCGGAGATTCGAGCGGGTGGGGCGCGACCTACCATGCCGCGGGGGCAGGGGAGGCGAGCTGGGCCGAGGTTGCCGCGGACGTGATGCGCGTCGCCGCTGCCAACGGAGCGCCCGCCGCCACCATCCGCTCCATCGCCACGAGCGACTTCCCAACGCCGGCCCGTCGCCCGGCCTGGTCGGTGCTCGACATGGGCAAGCTCGAGGAAACCTTCGATTGGCGCTTGCCGGAGTGGAGACCGAGCCTGGCACGGGTCGTCACGAGGCTGCTGGACGAGGGGTGA
- the rfbB gene encoding dTDP-glucose 4,6-dehydratase: MSAILVTGGAGFIGSAVVRRLVAAGHHVVTLDKLTYSGTRASLRDVEQAANHRFVEGDIGDQAMVGALLREERIEGVMHLAAESHVDRSIDGPGVFIETNVLGTYRLLQAVLDYWRSLEGAQRDNFRFHHISTDEVFGDLPFDSGFFTEETPYAPSSPYSASKAASDHLVRAWHHTYGLPVVLSNCSNNYGPYHFPEKLIPLVILNALEGKPLPVYGKGENVRDWLFVEDHAAALEAVLTRGAVGESYNVGGRAERTNLQVVEAICDALDVRRPLPDGTPRRALVTFVTDRPGHDRRYAIDCAKIERELGWVPSVSFEEGLARTVDWYLDNEWWWGPLRARYAGERLGRG; the protein is encoded by the coding sequence ATGAGCGCCATCCTCGTCACCGGCGGCGCCGGCTTCATCGGCAGCGCGGTCGTTCGGCGGCTCGTTGCAGCTGGCCACCATGTGGTGACGCTCGACAAGCTCACTTATTCCGGCACCCGCGCCTCGTTGCGCGACGTCGAGCAAGCAGCCAACCACCGCTTCGTGGAAGGTGACATCGGCGACCAGGCCATGGTCGGTGCGCTGCTCCGGGAGGAACGGATCGAGGGGGTGATGCATCTCGCCGCCGAGAGCCACGTCGACCGTTCGATCGACGGTCCGGGCGTCTTCATCGAGACCAATGTCCTCGGTACTTACCGGCTGTTGCAGGCTGTGCTCGATTACTGGCGGAGCCTTGAGGGCGCGCAGCGCGACAACTTCCGCTTCCATCACATTTCCACCGACGAGGTGTTCGGCGACCTGCCGTTCGACAGCGGCTTCTTCACCGAGGAGACGCCCTACGCGCCATCGTCGCCCTACAGTGCAAGCAAGGCGGCGTCCGATCATCTCGTCCGGGCCTGGCACCACACCTACGGCCTGCCGGTGGTGCTTTCCAACTGCTCGAACAATTACGGTCCCTATCACTTCCCCGAGAAGCTGATCCCGCTGGTCATCCTCAATGCGCTCGAGGGCAAGCCGCTGCCGGTCTACGGCAAGGGCGAGAATGTCCGCGACTGGCTGTTCGTCGAGGACCATGCCGCCGCGCTCGAGGCGGTCCTGACCCGGGGCGCGGTCGGCGAAAGCTACAATGTCGGTGGCCGCGCCGAGCGGACCAATCTTCAGGTGGTCGAGGCGATCTGCGATGCGCTGGACGTGCGCCGGCCGCTGCCCGACGGCACGCCCCGGCGCGCGCTCGTCACCTTCGTCACCGACCGCCCGGGCCACGATCGCCGCTACGCGATCGACTGTGCCAAAATCGAGCGCGAGCTCGGCTGGGTTCCTTCGGTCAGCTTCGAGGAAGGCCTTGCCCGCACCGTCGACTGGTACCTCGACAATGAATGGTGGTGGGGGCCGCTTCGGGCACGCTACGCCGGCGAGCGGCTCGGCCGCGGCTGA
- the rfbC gene encoding dTDP-4-dehydrorhamnose 3,5-epimerase, giving the protein MLEVHPTGLPGVLEVRPRRIGDDRGFFSETWSVSRFAECGIEAAFVQDNHSRSAGGVLRGLHYQLPPFAQAKLVRVSRGRVFDVAVDIRRSSPTFGQWTGVLLSADEWNQLFVPAGFAHGFLALEDSSEVQYKVSAPYSPDHDRGIRPDDPAIGVEWPLPRDQWLLSAKDQAAPLLAQAELFA; this is encoded by the coding sequence TTGCTTGAGGTCCATCCGACCGGGCTCCCCGGCGTGCTCGAAGTAAGGCCGCGCCGGATCGGCGATGACCGCGGCTTCTTCTCGGAGACATGGAGCGTGAGCCGCTTCGCCGAGTGCGGGATCGAGGCCGCGTTCGTGCAGGACAACCATAGCCGCTCGGCAGGCGGCGTGCTGCGGGGCCTCCATTATCAACTTCCGCCCTTCGCTCAGGCCAAGCTGGTGCGGGTCAGCCGGGGGAGGGTGTTCGACGTCGCGGTGGATATCCGCCGGTCGAGCCCCACCTTCGGCCAGTGGACCGGGGTGCTGCTGTCGGCCGACGAGTGGAACCAGCTGTTCGTGCCTGCCGGCTTCGCGCACGGCTTCCTCGCCCTCGAGGACTCGAGCGAGGTACAATACAAGGTCTCCGCCCCGTACAGCCCCGACCATGACCGAGGAATCCGCCCGGACGATCCGGCAATCGGCGTGGAATGGCCACTGCCGCGTGATCAGTGGCTGCTGTCGGCCAAGGACCAGGCGGCACCTCTGCTGGCCCAAGCGGAGCTGTTTGCATGA
- the rfbA gene encoding glucose-1-phosphate thymidylyltransferase RfbA, protein MKGIILAGGSGTRLFPATIAVSKQMLPVYDKPMVYYPLGMLMLAGIRDILLISTPHDLPLFQRLLGDGSAFGVRLSYATQAEPNGLAEAFIIGRDFVGEDNVALVLGDNIFYGAGLGDLARAAAERSRGSTIFVYSVDDPERYGVATFDAEGRVTDIEEKPAEPRSHWAVTGLYFYDNRVLDIAANLKPSPRGELEITDVNRAYLELGDLYVTRLGRGYAWLDTGTHESLHDAGSFVRTIEHRQGLKVMCPEEIGLEQGWLDSAAVLARADQLGKTPYAAYLRRRVQEMALA, encoded by the coding sequence GTGAAGGGTATTATTCTTGCGGGCGGGAGCGGGACCCGCCTGTTCCCTGCGACCATCGCGGTCTCCAAGCAAATGCTGCCCGTCTACGACAAGCCGATGGTCTATTACCCGCTCGGCATGCTGATGCTGGCCGGGATCCGCGACATATTGCTCATCTCGACGCCGCACGATCTTCCACTCTTCCAGCGGCTGCTCGGCGACGGCAGCGCCTTCGGCGTCCGGCTCTCCTATGCCACGCAGGCCGAGCCCAACGGGCTGGCCGAGGCCTTCATCATCGGGCGCGACTTCGTCGGGGAAGACAATGTCGCGCTCGTCCTTGGCGACAACATCTTCTACGGAGCCGGTCTTGGCGATCTTGCGCGGGCGGCCGCAGAGCGCTCTCGTGGATCGACGATCTTCGTCTATTCGGTCGACGACCCCGAACGCTACGGCGTCGCCACCTTCGATGCCGAGGGGCGGGTCACCGACATCGAGGAGAAGCCGGCCGAGCCGCGCTCGCACTGGGCGGTGACGGGGCTCTACTTCTACGACAACCGGGTGCTGGATATCGCCGCCAACCTCAAGCCCAGCCCGCGGGGCGAGCTCGAGATTACCGACGTCAATCGCGCCTACCTCGAGCTTGGCGATCTGTACGTGACGCGGCTCGGGCGCGGCTATGCGTGGCTCGATACCGGAACGCACGAGAGCCTGCATGATGCCGGCTCGTTCGTCCGCACCATCGAGCATCGCCAGGGGCTGAAGGTCATGTGCCCCGAGGAGATTGGGCTCGAGCAGGGCTGGCTTGACTCCGCGGCCGTGCTCGCCCGTGCCGACCAGCTCGGCAAGACACCCTATGCCGCCTATTTGCGTCGCCGGGTCCAGGAGATGGCTCTTGCTTGA
- a CDS encoding EpsG family protein encodes MIPYWLLWAYFFLGLILSRPAAATAGGWTSPTAPARPGLPLLAIVGLIAMTVMIGLRYDVGADWDAYERMFAWSGQASFERVIARGDPGYFLLNLIANELGGGVWLVNLACASATVLGIAALARREPEPWLAVLLAIPYLVTVVAMGYTRQAAALGFVMIGLASLLRTNSVFRFILWLALAATFHKTAIVCLPLIAFAGERNRGINIALLASATIGLYVVFLRDSLDNLVSSYIDRRYSSGGAAIRISMSVVPAVIFLLFRGRLGFTRTEGQLWRNFSLVSLIAAAALLLTPSSTAVDRIALYLLPLQFVVLARVPGTLLTRGFGKAIVAGYSGAVLFTWLTFATHAQYWLPYRWWLGS; translated from the coding sequence TTGATCCCCTACTGGCTGCTCTGGGCCTACTTCTTCCTGGGCCTGATCCTGTCGCGGCCGGCGGCTGCGACCGCGGGCGGGTGGACCAGCCCCACGGCTCCTGCCCGTCCCGGACTTCCGCTGCTGGCGATCGTCGGGCTGATCGCGATGACGGTCATGATCGGCCTGCGCTACGATGTGGGAGCGGACTGGGATGCCTATGAACGAATGTTCGCCTGGTCGGGCCAAGCCTCGTTCGAACGGGTCATCGCCAGGGGCGACCCGGGATATTTCCTCCTCAACCTGATCGCCAACGAGCTTGGTGGCGGCGTCTGGCTGGTGAACCTTGCCTGCGCGTCGGCGACAGTGCTCGGTATCGCCGCGCTTGCCCGGCGCGAGCCCGAGCCGTGGCTCGCCGTGTTGCTCGCCATTCCCTATCTCGTGACCGTCGTGGCGATGGGCTACACCCGCCAGGCGGCGGCGCTGGGCTTCGTCATGATCGGGCTTGCCAGCCTGCTGCGGACCAACAGCGTCTTCCGGTTCATCCTCTGGCTCGCTCTCGCCGCGACCTTCCACAAGACGGCCATCGTGTGCCTTCCGCTGATCGCCTTCGCCGGCGAGCGCAATCGGGGCATCAACATCGCCCTGCTCGCCTCGGCAACGATCGGCCTCTACGTCGTCTTCCTGCGCGACAGCCTCGACAATCTGGTGAGCAGCTACATCGACCGCCGCTACAGCTCAGGGGGAGCGGCGATCCGCATCTCCATGTCGGTGGTGCCGGCTGTCATCTTCCTCCTGTTCCGCGGACGCCTGGGCTTCACCCGAACGGAGGGTCAGCTGTGGCGCAACTTCTCGCTTGTCTCGCTGATCGCGGCCGCAGCCCTGCTGCTGACCCCCTCGTCGACCGCTGTCGACCGGATCGCCCTTTACCTGCTTCCGCTCCAGTTCGTCGTTCTCGCCCGTGTGCCGGGCACCCTGCTCACCAGAGGCTTCGGCAAGGCGATCGTGGCCGGCTACAGCGGAGCGGTTCTGTTCACCTGGCTGACGTTCGCCACCCACGCGCAATATTGGCTGCCCTATCGCTGGTGGCTGGGAAGCTAG
- the glmS gene encoding glutamine--fructose-6-phosphate transaminase (isomerizing), whose amino-acid sequence MCGIVAIAGRQPVAQRLFEGLKRLEYRGYDSAGICTLVDGGFERRRAEGKLDNLARRLAEAALPGTTGIAHTRWATHGAPTENNAHPHIAGPVALVHNGIIENFKSLRAELVADGRTLLSETDSEVVAHLVAREVEAGRSPEEAVASVLPRLHGAFAMAFLFRDHEGLVIGARMGAPLTVGFGETENFLGSDAIALAPWTRSIAYLEEGDWVVVRPDSVSIFDRDNRAVERPVVESDASAETISKGNHAHFMRKEIFEQPVVVAQTLQSYVRAFEGEVAIPAADFDFAEVDRVTMVACGTSFYAGMVGKYWIERFARIPVDIDVASEFRYRDPVLEPGGLALFISQSGETADTLAALRHARSQDQKIAVVVNVPTSSMAREADLLLPTRAGPEIGVASTKAFTCQLAVLAALAVNLARARGRLSAEEEREIVAHLAEAPEAMTRALDHDEDIAAMAHLIVPARDVLYLGRGPDYPMALEGALKLKEISYIHAEGYAAGEMKHGPIALIDDAVPVIVLAPSGPLFDKTVSNMQEVRARGGQIILISDARGISEAGEGCLATIEMPQVHELIAPLVYAVPVQLLAYHVAVLKGTDVDQPRNLAKSVTVE is encoded by the coding sequence ATGTGCGGAATCGTCGCCATCGCCGGCCGTCAGCCGGTCGCGCAGCGCCTGTTCGAAGGGCTGAAGCGGCTCGAATATCGCGGCTACGACAGCGCGGGTATCTGCACGCTCGTCGACGGCGGGTTTGAACGGCGGCGTGCCGAGGGCAAGCTCGACAATCTTGCGCGGCGGCTGGCGGAAGCGGCGCTCCCCGGTACCACCGGCATCGCACATACCCGTTGGGCCACGCACGGCGCGCCGACCGAGAACAATGCCCACCCGCATATCGCCGGGCCTGTGGCGCTGGTGCACAATGGCATCATCGAGAATTTCAAGTCGCTCCGGGCCGAGCTCGTCGCGGACGGTCGCACGCTCCTCAGCGAGACCGACAGCGAGGTGGTCGCGCACCTAGTCGCACGCGAAGTCGAGGCCGGACGAAGCCCTGAGGAGGCGGTGGCTTCCGTGCTTCCGCGGCTGCATGGCGCTTTCGCCATGGCCTTCCTGTTCCGCGACCATGAAGGGCTGGTGATCGGCGCTCGAATGGGTGCCCCGCTGACGGTCGGCTTCGGGGAAACCGAGAACTTCCTCGGATCCGACGCGATCGCGCTCGCGCCCTGGACCCGCAGCATCGCCTATCTGGAAGAGGGCGACTGGGTGGTGGTCCGTCCGGACTCGGTCAGCATCTTCGATCGCGACAATCGCGCCGTCGAGCGGCCGGTGGTCGAGAGCGACGCCAGCGCCGAGACCATCTCCAAGGGCAACCACGCCCATTTCATGCGCAAGGAGATTTTCGAACAGCCGGTGGTGGTTGCGCAGACGCTGCAAAGCTATGTCCGGGCCTTCGAGGGCGAGGTGGCGATCCCCGCCGCCGATTTCGACTTCGCCGAGGTCGACCGGGTCACCATGGTCGCCTGCGGCACCAGCTTCTATGCCGGTATGGTCGGTAAATACTGGATCGAGCGCTTCGCTCGCATTCCCGTCGATATCGACGTGGCGAGCGAATTTCGCTATCGCGACCCCGTTCTGGAGCCGGGCGGCCTTGCGCTCTTCATCAGCCAGTCCGGCGAAACCGCCGACACACTGGCCGCGCTGCGCCATGCGCGCTCCCAGGACCAAAAGATCGCCGTCGTCGTCAACGTGCCTACCAGCTCGATGGCGCGCGAGGCGGACCTGCTCCTGCCGACCCGCGCCGGGCCGGAGATCGGGGTGGCTTCGACCAAGGCCTTCACCTGCCAGCTGGCCGTGCTGGCGGCGCTCGCCGTCAATCTTGCCCGCGCCCGCGGGCGGCTAAGCGCCGAGGAAGAGCGCGAGATCGTCGCCCACCTCGCCGAGGCGCCCGAGGCCATGACCCGCGCCCTTGATCATGACGAGGACATTGCGGCGATGGCGCACCTCATCGTGCCGGCGCGCGACGTGCTCTACCTTGGCCGTGGACCCGATTACCCCATGGCGCTCGAAGGAGCGCTGAAGCTGAAGGAAATCAGCTACATCCACGCCGAAGGCTATGCGGCCGGGGAAATGAAGCACGGGCCGATCGCCCTGATCGATGATGCCGTGCCGGTGATCGTGCTGGCGCCGTCCGGACCCTTGTTCGACAAGACCGTCAGCAACATGCAGGAAGTTCGTGCGCGCGGCGGCCAGATCATCCTCATCAGTGATGCACGGGGGATATCCGAAGCTGGCGAGGGTTGCCTCGCCACGATCGAGATGCCGCAGGTACACGAGCTGATCGCACCGCTCGTCTATGCCGTGCCGGTGCAGCTGCTCGCCTATCATGTGGCGGTGCTGAAGGGCACCGATGTCGACCAGCCCCGCAACCTCGCCAAGAGCGTCACGGTCGAATGA
- a CDS encoding DUF2846 domain-containing protein produces MRKLVIAASLVMLASVPAAAASMQDSKPVAAAPTIAPPPPGMGQIVFYRSSVMGAAISCRVHANGEVVNRLPPGKYFVHQAAPGVHEFSVKSEATDKLKVNVEEGETSYVRCAISMGFMVGRPNLSTQTREDFDKRGKSLKLQPAYVAKEDKDKDGNEEKKTAAAN; encoded by the coding sequence ATGCGTAAACTCGTGATTGCGGCAAGTCTGGTGATGCTTGCCAGCGTTCCGGCCGCTGCCGCATCGATGCAGGACAGCAAGCCTGTTGCGGCGGCGCCGACCATCGCGCCGCCGCCACCCGGCATGGGGCAGATCGTCTTCTATCGGTCGTCGGTCATGGGCGCGGCGATCAGCTGCCGGGTCCATGCGAATGGAGAGGTCGTCAACCGGCTCCCACCGGGCAAGTATTTCGTCCACCAGGCAGCGCCGGGGGTGCATGAGTTCTCGGTCAAGTCGGAAGCGACGGACAAGCTCAAGGTCAATGTCGAGGAAGGCGAGACGAGCTATGTCCGCTGCGCCATCTCCATGGGCTTCATGGTCGGGCGGCCCAACCTTTCGACCCAGACCCGCGAGGACTTCGACAAGCGCGGCAAGAGCCTGAAGCTGCAGCCGGCCTATGTCGCCAAGGAAGACAAGGACAAGGACGGAAACGAGGAGAAGAAGACCGCTGCCGCCAACTAG